A single Phragmites australis chromosome 4, lpPhrAust1.1, whole genome shotgun sequence DNA region contains:
- the LOC133916410 gene encoding receptor-like cytoplasmic kinase 176, which yields MGNCAGVEGNAEINPSFSAPNLSGTGSKNSSKNATDSSTFGTKASGSSSSVPPTPRTETEILESSNLRKFSFSELKGSTRNFRPDNLLGEGGFGSVFKGWMDERTLAPVKPGTGMMVAVKKLKLDSFQGHREWLAEVNYLGQLSHPNLVKLIGYCLEDEQRLLVYEYMPRGSLEHHLFRRGSHFQPLPWNLRMKVALEAARGLAFLHGDQAKVIYRDFKTSNILLDSDYNAKLSDFGLAKDGPSGDKSHVSTRVMGTQGYAAPEYLATGHLTAKSDVYSYGVVLLELLSGHRALDKNRPPGQHNLVEWARPYITNKRRVMHVLDSRLGSQYSLPAAQKTAALALQCLSMDARCRPGMDQVVTVLERLQEAKGAVKTGK from the exons ATGGGGAATTGCGCCGGCGTTGAGGGGAACGCCGAGATCAACCCTTCCTTCAGTGCCCCTAACTTGTCAG GGACCGGTTCCAAGAACAGCAGCAAGAATGCAACCGATAGCAGCACCTTTGGTACCAAGGCATCTGGCTCTTCTTCGTCGGTGCCACCGACTCCTCGCACGGAGACAGAGATCCTGGAGTCCTCGAATCTCCGGAAGTTCTCGTTCAGCGAGCTGAAAGGCTCCACAAGGAACTTCCGGCCGGACAACCTGCTCGGGGAGGGGGGCTTTGGGTCAGTGTTCAAGGGATGGATGGATGAGCGCACGCTTGCGCCTGTCAAGCCAGGTACTGGGATGATGGTTGCGGTGAAGAAGCTCAAGCTCGATAGTTTCCAAGGGCACAGGGAATGGCTG GCTGAAGTCAATTACCTAGGGCAGTTATCCCACCCTAATCTTGTGAAACTCATTGGGTACTGCTTGGAGGATGAACAACGGCTTCTGGTGTACGAGTACATGCCAAGAGGCAGCTTGGAGCATCATCTTTTCAGGA GGGGTTCGCACTTCCAACCGCTCCCATGGAACTTACGGATGAAGGTTGCGCTTGAAGCTGCCAGAGGTCTTGCTTTCCTGCATGGTGATCAGGCTAAAGTTATTTACCGTGATTTCAAGACCTCCAATATTCTTCTCGACTCG GATTACAATGCAAAATTGTCTGATTTTGGTTTGGCAAAAGATGGTCCAAGTGGTGATAAGAGTCATGTATCAACCAGGGTCATGGGGACACAGGGCTACGCTGCCCCTGAATATCTTGCAACAG GCCATTTGACCGCAAAGAGCGATGTGTACAGCTACGGTGTTGTTCTTCTGGAGTTGCTATCTGGGCACCGTGCTCTGGACAAGAACCGCCCGCCTGGCCAACACAACCTTGTGGAGTGGGCTAGACCTTACATCACCAACAAGAGGAGGGTCATGCATGTCCTCGACTCACGATTGGGTTCTCAGTATTCGCTTCCTGCAGCACAGAAGACCGCAGCCCTTGCGCTGCAATGCTTGTCGATGGACGCGCGATGCAGGCCAGGCATGGATCAGGTTGTGACTGTGCTAGAAAGGCTTCAAGAGGCCAAGGGTGCAGTGAAAACTGGCAAGTAG